A single Vibrio sp. YMD68 DNA region contains:
- a CDS encoding SpoVR family protein, giving the protein MATQAKTETSKKSKSKDKMLPDGPDWTFNLLEQYHVEIKRVAQHYRLDTYPNQIEVITSEQMMDAYSSIGMPINYNHWSFGKKFIQTEQGYKHGQMGLAYEIVINSNPCIAYLMEENTVTMQALVMAHACYGHNSFFKGNYLFQTWTDASSIIDYLLFAKNYLAECEEKYGVPQVEELLDSCHALMNYGVDRYKRPEKISIAEETARQQEREAYLQSQVNELWRTVPKTAIKDEDMKVRFPSEPQENILYFIEKHAPLLEPWQREVVRIVRKISQYFYPQKQTQVMNEGWATFWHYTILNHLYDEGLVSDKFILEFLHSHTSVVAQPAYNSPHFSGINPYALGFAMFQDIKRICEDPTDEDVEWFPDLAGSDWLDAVHFAMHNFKDESFISQYLSPKLMRDFKLFAINDDDRKNYIEISAIHDDSGYRQIREKLAAQYNLSNLEPNIQVFNVDVRGDRSLTLQYVPQDRVPLADNYEEVLKHLYRIWGFDVILEEVKETGRREILAACPQRHDYDAKI; this is encoded by the coding sequence ATGGCGACTCAAGCAAAAACAGAAACATCAAAAAAAAGTAAGTCAAAAGATAAGATGCTCCCTGACGGCCCCGACTGGACGTTCAACTTATTAGAGCAATACCACGTTGAGATAAAACGCGTCGCACAGCATTATCGACTCGACACATACCCAAATCAAATCGAAGTGATTACCTCCGAGCAAATGATGGACGCCTACTCAAGTATCGGTATGCCCATTAACTATAATCACTGGTCTTTTGGTAAGAAGTTTATCCAGACCGAACAAGGCTATAAACATGGCCAAATGGGCCTTGCTTATGAGATTGTGATTAATTCAAACCCTTGTATCGCTTATTTGATGGAAGAGAATACTGTTACTATGCAAGCGCTCGTCATGGCTCATGCGTGTTATGGTCACAACTCATTTTTTAAGGGCAATTACCTCTTTCAAACCTGGACAGACGCCAGCTCCATCATTGATTATCTATTGTTTGCAAAAAACTACCTAGCAGAGTGTGAAGAAAAATATGGGGTTCCTCAGGTTGAAGAGCTCCTCGACTCTTGCCATGCGCTTATGAACTATGGTGTGGATCGATATAAAAGACCTGAGAAGATCTCAATTGCAGAAGAGACGGCACGGCAGCAAGAAAGGGAAGCCTATCTACAATCTCAAGTTAACGAATTGTGGCGAACAGTACCAAAAACAGCCATAAAAGATGAAGATATGAAAGTAAGGTTTCCCAGCGAACCTCAAGAAAATATCCTCTACTTTATTGAGAAACACGCTCCACTCCTGGAACCCTGGCAACGAGAAGTCGTTCGTATCGTCCGTAAAATCAGTCAGTATTTTTATCCTCAAAAACAGACACAGGTAATGAATGAAGGATGGGCCACTTTTTGGCACTACACGATATTGAACCACCTATACGACGAGGGATTAGTCTCGGATAAGTTTATCCTTGAATTTCTGCACAGCCATACCAGTGTCGTAGCACAACCAGCATACAATAGCCCTCATTTTAGTGGCATTAACCCATACGCGCTTGGTTTTGCTATGTTTCAAGACATCAAACGTATCTGCGAAGACCCCACTGATGAAGATGTAGAATGGTTCCCTGACCTAGCAGGAAGTGATTGGTTAGACGCTGTTCATTTTGCAATGCATAACTTTAAAGACGAGAGCTTTATTAGCCAGTATTTATCACCTAAGTTAATGCGCGATTTTAAACTGTTTGCAATTAATGATGACGACCGAAAGAATTACATCGAAATCAGCGCGATTCACGACGATTCTGGTTATCGTCAAATTAGAGAAAAACTCGCCGCGCAATATAATTTGAGTAACCTAGAACCAAATATCCAAGTATTTAATGTCGATGTGCGTGGTGACCGATCTCTGACTCTCCAATACGTGCCACAAGATAGAGTGCCACTTGCTGACAACTATGAAGAGGTGCTGAAACATCTTTATCGAATATGGGGGTTTGACGTTATTTTAGAGGAAGTAAAAGAAACCGGTCGAAGAGAGATTTTGGCGGCGTGTCCACAGCGTCATGACTATGACGCTAAGATATGA
- the kdsB gene encoding 3-deoxy-manno-octulosonate cytidylyltransferase, translated as MSFTVVIPARFQSSRLPGKPLADIAGKPMIQWVYEQAIQAGAEQVIIATDDSRVEAAVLSFGGQVCMTSPDHESGTERLAEVVKVMNIPDDHIVVNVQGDEPLIPPSIIKQVANNLANSVAPMATLAVEISDESEVFNPNAVKVVTDKEGYALYFSRASIPWDRDAFSKANPAIVQPLLRHIGIYAYRAGFINTYIHWQPTALERIECLEQLRVLWHGEKIHVDIAKEAPAAGVDTPEDLEIVRGILG; from the coding sequence ATGTCATTTACGGTTGTCATTCCAGCACGATTTCAGTCTAGCCGTCTTCCTGGTAAACCTTTGGCCGATATTGCTGGGAAGCCTATGATTCAATGGGTCTATGAGCAAGCCATTCAAGCTGGTGCTGAGCAGGTTATCATAGCGACGGATGACAGTCGTGTAGAGGCGGCGGTGTTATCTTTTGGTGGGCAGGTCTGCATGACATCGCCTGATCATGAGTCTGGCACCGAACGTCTAGCTGAAGTCGTTAAGGTCATGAACATCCCTGATGACCATATTGTGGTGAATGTTCAAGGTGACGAGCCTTTGATCCCTCCTTCAATTATTAAGCAGGTAGCCAATAACCTCGCGAACAGTGTTGCTCCGATGGCGACGTTGGCGGTGGAAATTTCAGATGAAAGTGAAGTCTTTAATCCGAATGCGGTCAAAGTTGTTACGGACAAAGAGGGTTATGCACTCTACTTTAGCCGTGCATCGATTCCGTGGGACCGAGATGCTTTCTCTAAGGCTAACCCAGCCATTGTTCAACCCTTACTGCGCCATATTGGCATTTATGCTTATCGTGCTGGATTTATTAACACGTATATTCATTGGCAGCCTACGGCTTTAGAAAGAATCGAATGTTTAGAGCAGTTACGAGTGTTGTGGCATGGCGAAAAGATTCATGTCGACATCGCAAAAGAGGCGCCAGCTGCGGGGGTTGATACGCCAGAAGATCTTGAGATAGTCCGCGGGATTTTAGGTTAG
- a CDS encoding Trm112 family protein, with protein MDHRLFEIVACPVCKGKLTFDKENQELICKLDRLAYPVKEGIPVLIEPEARTISAEEGR; from the coding sequence ATGGATCATCGTCTATTTGAGATTGTCGCTTGCCCTGTGTGTAAGGGAAAGCTCACGTTTGATAAAGAAAACCAAGAACTTATTTGTAAGCTAGACCGATTAGCTTACCCAGTTAAAGAAGGTATTCCTGTTTTAATCGAACCTGAAGCTCGTACTATTTCAGCAGAAGAGGGACGTTAA
- the lpxK gene encoding tetraacyldisaccharide 4'-kinase, whose protein sequence is MIEKIWFHNHPLKYLLWPLLWPLSQLFLYISTKRRCAFDDGRKERYRAPVPVVVVGNITAGGNGKTPVVIWLVEKLKQQGFKPGVVSRGYGAKAPNYPLIVESSTPTAHCGDEPKLIKQRTQAPVAVSPVRAEAVKALLPEGVDIIITDDGLQHYALERDIEFVIVDGIRRFGNEQLIPLGPLREKPSRLEEVDFVITNGGQPQKSEIGMTLMPSEAINLVTGERACVSTLEKLVAFAGIGHPPRFFSTLKQLDAKLIKTQGFADHQAYQQQELNTLSQYGSNLIMTEKDAVKCRDFATETWWYLPVSAEFEMGNEQRIMEKIKEVMEQYGSSSI, encoded by the coding sequence GTGATTGAAAAGATCTGGTTCCATAATCATCCGTTAAAATATTTGCTTTGGCCATTATTATGGCCGTTAAGTCAGTTATTTCTATACATAAGCACTAAGCGTCGATGTGCGTTTGACGATGGTCGTAAAGAACGCTATCGCGCGCCAGTTCCTGTGGTGGTGGTAGGGAATATTACCGCGGGTGGGAATGGGAAAACTCCCGTGGTCATTTGGCTGGTTGAAAAGCTAAAACAGCAAGGATTTAAACCGGGTGTGGTGTCCAGAGGGTACGGAGCGAAAGCCCCCAACTATCCGTTGATCGTTGAAAGCTCAACGCCGACCGCGCATTGTGGTGATGAGCCCAAGTTAATCAAACAAAGAACCCAAGCGCCTGTTGCTGTGTCGCCAGTACGTGCGGAAGCAGTAAAAGCTTTGCTTCCCGAAGGGGTAGATATCATCATTACAGACGATGGACTTCAACACTACGCGCTTGAGCGAGATATTGAGTTTGTCATTGTTGATGGTATTAGGCGTTTTGGCAATGAACAGTTGATCCCATTAGGGCCATTAAGGGAAAAACCCTCTCGCCTTGAGGAAGTCGACTTTGTTATTACTAATGGTGGTCAACCTCAAAAGAGTGAAATTGGCATGACGTTGATGCCATCAGAGGCCATTAACTTGGTCACCGGAGAGCGTGCCTGTGTGAGTACATTAGAAAAGCTCGTAGCATTTGCTGGGATAGGCCATCCACCTAGGTTTTTTAGTACATTAAAACAACTTGATGCGAAGCTAATAAAAACCCAAGGGTTTGCTGATCATCAAGCGTATCAACAACAAGAGTTAAATACGCTAAGTCAATATGGCTCAAACCTGATCATGACAGAGAAAGATGCCGTCAAGTGTCGAGATTTTGCTACTGAAACATGGTGGTATTTACCTGTTTCTGCTGAGTTTGAAATGGGTAACGAACAGCGTATTATGGAAAAAATAAAAGAGGTAATGGAACAATATGGATCATCGTCTATTTGA
- the msbA gene encoding lipid A ABC transporter ATP-binding protein/permease MsbA has translation MSTTTDETTLQTFKRLWTYIRLYKAGLAVAVVALIINAVADTYMLSLLKPLLDEGFGSTESDFLRILPIIIFGMMVIRGLSGFISTYCLSWVSGNVVMLMRRKIFHQFMHMPVSFFDKESTGALLSRITYDSEQVAGATSRALVSIVREGASIIGLLTLMFWNSWKLSLVLFIVAPFVAWGISIISKRFRKISKNMQTSMGSVSSSAEQMLKGHKVVLSYGGQEVERERFDSVSNQMRQQTMKLVAAQAVANPVIQLIASVALVAVLFLASVDSIRAELTPGTFTVIFSAMFGLMRPLKSLTNVTSEFQRGMAACQTLFSLMDLETERDKGQLDVKKVKGLVEVDDVTFTYQGKEKPALTNVSFTIPPGKTVALVGRSGSGKSTIANLFTRFYDVDSGSIKLDGHDVRDYKLTNLRTHFALVSQNVHLFNDTIANNISYAAEEKYTRAQIEQAATLAHATEFINNLDDGLDTIIGENGTSLSGGQRQRIAIARALLRDAPVLILDEATSALDTESERAIQAALEELQKNKTVLVIAHRLSTIEEADEILVVDEGEIIERGPHKELLAQDGAYAQLHRIQFGE, from the coding sequence ATGTCGACAACTACAGATGAAACCACGCTGCAAACCTTTAAGCGATTATGGACTTATATTCGACTCTACAAAGCAGGTCTCGCTGTTGCCGTTGTCGCTCTAATTATTAATGCTGTCGCAGACACGTACATGCTTTCTTTGCTAAAACCCTTATTGGATGAAGGTTTTGGCAGTACAGAATCAGACTTTTTACGCATTTTACCCATCATCATTTTTGGCATGATGGTGATTCGAGGTTTAAGCGGTTTTATTTCTACTTATTGTTTGAGTTGGGTATCTGGCAACGTCGTTATGCTAATGCGCCGTAAGATATTCCATCAGTTTATGCACATGCCCGTTTCATTTTTCGATAAAGAGTCGACAGGGGCTTTGTTGTCTCGAATTACCTACGATTCTGAACAAGTGGCGGGTGCGACAAGCCGTGCACTGGTGAGCATTGTACGAGAAGGGGCAAGCATTATCGGCCTGCTGACTTTGATGTTTTGGAACAGTTGGAAGCTTTCATTAGTGCTGTTTATTGTTGCTCCTTTCGTGGCTTGGGGCATCAGTATTATTTCTAAACGCTTTAGAAAAATATCGAAGAATATGCAAACCAGCATGGGAAGTGTGAGTTCCTCTGCGGAACAAATGCTTAAAGGGCACAAGGTTGTTCTGAGCTATGGTGGACAAGAAGTGGAGCGCGAACGCTTTGATAGTGTCAGTAATCAAATGCGTCAGCAGACCATGAAGCTCGTGGCTGCTCAAGCCGTCGCCAACCCAGTAATACAACTTATCGCCTCGGTTGCTTTAGTGGCCGTTTTATTTCTGGCCAGCGTTGATTCAATTCGCGCGGAGCTGACACCGGGAACCTTTACCGTTATTTTCTCCGCTATGTTCGGATTAATGCGTCCGCTAAAATCTCTAACCAATGTCACTTCTGAATTCCAAAGAGGTATGGCGGCTTGCCAAACGTTGTTCTCGTTAATGGATTTAGAAACTGAACGTGACAAGGGGCAGTTAGACGTTAAGAAAGTGAAGGGTTTAGTCGAGGTCGATGACGTGACCTTCACCTATCAAGGCAAAGAAAAACCCGCGTTAACCAACGTCAGTTTTACGATTCCACCCGGAAAAACGGTCGCCTTAGTTGGGCGTTCGGGGTCAGGTAAAAGTACCATCGCGAATCTGTTTACTCGATTCTATGATGTGGATTCCGGCTCGATAAAACTGGATGGGCATGACGTTCGCGATTACAAGCTGACCAACCTAAGGACGCATTTTGCATTGGTGTCCCAGAATGTGCATTTGTTTAACGACACGATTGCCAACAACATCTCATATGCTGCTGAAGAAAAGTACACTCGAGCTCAGATAGAACAGGCCGCGACACTGGCTCATGCCACGGAGTTCATCAATAATTTAGATGATGGTTTAGACACGATCATTGGTGAAAATGGCACGAGTCTTTCTGGTGGTCAGCGCCAACGCATCGCCATAGCGCGTGCATTGCTTAGAGATGCTCCAGTGCTCATATTGGATGAAGCCACATCAGCGCTTGATACAGAATCAGAGCGGGCTATTCAAGCGGCTCTAGAGGAGTTGCAAAAAAACAAAACTGTGCTCGTCATTGCCCACCGTTTATCGACGATTGAAGAAGCGGATGAGATTTTGGTTGTGGATGAGGGAGAAATTATTGAGCGTGGCCCTCATAAAGAGTTATTGGCTCAAGATGGTGCTTATGCACAGCTGCATCGAATTCAGTTTGGTGAGTAA
- a CDS encoding DNA internalization-related competence protein ComEC/Rec2: MTLLINYWTLSSFSITVLSSPFWPSLPDWKWSIVSIMCVIASIKHRRLRPFFGISLAVFTVLIEGHQLQQHQNIIFKHGVDITINARIDSFFKQIRHGYEGTVLVSTINGQRLSFFEQPAIRLVSPAPLKLGDTLQAHVVVKPIYGRKNEHGFDMESHYLVKGWVARGTIKSDRSYVVTSQQSYRQTLYQRTLDYVDQSAVKGPIMALVFGERLFLTKTQWKNYRDSGLSHLIAISGLHIGVMFVVGFYIGKVLSRISPTLLWLPWLVGSILAIGYAWLAGFSIPTQRALAMCLTGALLLVSTNKQPLLKKLLLTMSAVLIFSPFSVLSSSFWLSFYAVAMVIYALSKPKVNRSQFLSALKVQILIVIWMVPMTAVLFSGFSASSVLYNILFIPWFSVVVIPFTFLALFFTMMDIGLAAWSWQVVEFVLMPVHWSSGYASFSWLSLSRFQVGMFVGVFTFAFIGTYLNQQARVLVGGILICAVFYEWDQPNHSNQWRVDVLDVGHGLAVLIEKEGRAVVYDTGNRWEDGSIAESLIIPTLKRRGINQLDGLILSHLDADHAGGRGELERHMLPLFKWSPQTLGGYQPCVKGMDWFWQGLKFEVLWPISQVKRAYNPHSCVIRVTDENAAFSLLLTGDIDAMVEWLLIREPKTLPSDVLIVPHHGSRTSSTSKFIENVQAKVAIASLAKGGRWNLPNESVVNRYQEHNSDWLDTGQHGQITVKVIDNMWQVSTIREREGTRWYRQMLRNGVE, encoded by the coding sequence ATGACTCTCTTAATAAATTACTGGACGTTATCTTCGTTCTCTATAACGGTTTTAAGTTCTCCGTTTTGGCCATCTTTGCCTGACTGGAAATGGTCTATTGTCTCCATTATGTGTGTAATCGCCTCTATTAAGCATAGAAGGTTACGGCCATTCTTTGGTATTTCCCTTGCAGTATTCACTGTGTTAATAGAAGGACATCAACTACAACAACATCAGAATATCATTTTCAAACACGGTGTGGATATTACCATAAATGCTCGAATTGACAGCTTTTTTAAGCAAATACGTCACGGTTATGAGGGGACGGTTTTAGTTAGTACAATCAATGGTCAAAGATTGTCATTTTTTGAGCAGCCTGCAATACGCCTTGTCAGCCCAGCGCCTTTAAAATTGGGCGACACTCTTCAGGCTCATGTTGTCGTGAAGCCCATTTATGGACGAAAAAACGAGCACGGTTTTGATATGGAATCCCACTATTTGGTCAAGGGGTGGGTCGCTAGGGGAACCATCAAATCTGATCGTTCTTATGTCGTGACCAGCCAACAATCCTACCGCCAAACTCTTTACCAACGAACACTCGATTATGTCGACCAAAGTGCGGTTAAAGGTCCAATCATGGCCTTGGTCTTTGGTGAGAGGTTGTTTCTCACCAAAACTCAGTGGAAAAATTATCGAGACAGTGGCCTGAGCCACCTTATCGCCATATCAGGTTTACATATCGGAGTGATGTTTGTTGTCGGTTTTTATATTGGAAAGGTGTTAAGCCGAATTTCCCCCACACTTCTTTGGCTCCCTTGGCTGGTCGGTAGCATACTGGCGATTGGGTATGCATGGCTTGCCGGCTTTAGTATTCCAACCCAACGGGCATTAGCCATGTGCCTGACAGGAGCATTGCTGCTTGTGTCGACCAATAAACAGCCGTTACTCAAAAAGCTGCTGCTTACCATGTCTGCCGTCTTGATTTTTTCTCCCTTTTCAGTGTTATCGAGCAGTTTCTGGTTATCGTTTTATGCGGTTGCGATGGTCATCTATGCCTTGAGTAAACCTAAAGTGAATAGAAGTCAGTTTTTATCAGCATTGAAAGTTCAGATTTTGATCGTGATCTGGATGGTGCCAATGACTGCCGTGCTATTTAGTGGGTTTAGTGCCAGTAGCGTGCTTTATAACATCCTATTTATTCCTTGGTTTAGTGTTGTCGTGATTCCGTTTACTTTTCTTGCCCTGTTTTTCACCATGATGGATATTGGCTTAGCGGCGTGGAGTTGGCAGGTCGTGGAATTTGTATTGATGCCTGTGCATTGGAGTTCTGGTTATGCGTCATTCAGTTGGTTGTCGCTCTCGCGCTTTCAAGTGGGTATGTTTGTGGGAGTGTTTACCTTCGCGTTTATTGGCACCTATTTGAACCAACAGGCACGAGTGCTGGTGGGCGGTATTTTGATTTGTGCTGTATTTTATGAATGGGACCAACCGAATCATTCCAATCAATGGCGTGTCGATGTGTTGGATGTTGGACACGGGCTTGCGGTATTGATTGAAAAAGAGGGCCGGGCGGTGGTGTATGACACAGGTAACCGATGGGAGGATGGCTCTATTGCTGAATCCTTGATCATTCCGACTCTAAAAAGACGAGGAATAAACCAACTAGACGGATTGATACTCAGCCATCTTGATGCCGATCACGCTGGTGGACGAGGAGAGCTGGAGAGACACATGTTGCCTTTGTTCAAATGGTCGCCTCAGACTTTAGGCGGTTATCAACCGTGCGTGAAGGGTATGGACTGGTTTTGGCAAGGTCTGAAGTTTGAGGTTTTATGGCCTATTTCTCAAGTAAAGAGAGCGTACAATCCTCACTCTTGTGTGATTCGTGTAACCGATGAGAATGCCGCTTTTAGTCTGTTGCTGACGGGAGATATTGACGCAATGGTTGAGTGGTTGCTTATCCGAGAGCCTAAAACATTACCCAGCGATGTGCTCATTGTTCCTCATCATGGTAGCCGTACTTCATCAACCTCCAAGTTTATAGAGAATGTGCAAGCAAAAGTGGCGATTGCATCTCTGGCAAAAGGTGGTCGCTGGAATCTGCCGAATGAGTCGGTTGTCAATCGTTATCAAGAACATAACAGTGACTGGTTAGATACTGGTCAGCATGGGCAAATAACGGTCAAGGTGATTGACAATATGTGGCAAGTTTCGACGATTCGTGAAAGAGAAGGCACACGCTGGTATAGGCAGATGCTGCGTAACGGAGTAGAATAG
- a CDS encoding DUF2062 domain-containing protein: MPRKFIKRFMPDHSVIKRQKALKIFGNVLYNPNLWCLNRRSAAGAFAVGLFMAFVPLPSQMLLAAGLAISCGVNLPLSVALVWISNPITMPVLFYCAYKVGALVMNVPPEAFHFELSWEFLMHQMNTMGPPFLLGCLICGVIAAMIGYFGIRGLWRYSVVRSWRQRRLR; encoded by the coding sequence ATGCCAAGAAAATTCATCAAACGTTTTATGCCTGACCACAGCGTGATTAAGCGTCAGAAGGCACTAAAAATTTTTGGCAATGTTCTGTATAACCCTAACCTCTGGTGTTTAAACCGCCGTTCAGCTGCGGGAGCCTTTGCCGTTGGCTTATTCATGGCGTTTGTTCCTTTACCTAGCCAAATGCTTTTGGCCGCTGGCCTCGCAATATCTTGTGGTGTGAACCTTCCTCTCTCTGTTGCCTTAGTCTGGATAAGCAATCCCATCACCATGCCCGTATTGTTTTATTGCGCTTACAAAGTCGGTGCGCTGGTCATGAACGTCCCACCTGAAGCTTTTCATTTCGAACTTAGCTGGGAATTTTTAATGCACCAAATGAACACCATGGGACCTCCTTTTCTTCTTGGGTGCCTCATCTGCGGTGTCATTGCAGCTATGATTGGTTACTTTGGTATTCGAGGCTTATGGCGTTATTCAGTAGTAAGAAGTTGGCGACAACGTAGATTACGCTAG
- the lolE gene encoding lipoprotein-releasing ABC transporter permease subunit LolE: MFSSLSLFIGGRFSRAKQRNKMVSFISLSSTIGIAVGVAVIIIGLSAMNGFERELRDRVLSVVSHGEFEGVQKPIQDWPKMVEQAKENNNVLAAAPFIKLTALAEKGSQLKAVEVRGIKPTLEAEVSSLMEFVDAKVWETFHPGGGQIILGQGVAQAIGVEVGDSLTLMLPVINGTTKVQAPQRVRVKVAGLLTLNGQIDHNLAIIPLEDAQQYAQLGDKVTGVSIKVDDVLNATFIVRSVGNQLEEYVYLRSWQQKFGFLYRDIQLVRTIMYLVMVLVIGVASFNIVSTLMMAVKDRAGEIAILRTMGATDGLIKRIFVWQGVFSGVLGSVTGSVIGVFIAFNLTSIIGALETLLDHQFLSGDIYFVDFLPSQVMLNDVVLVSMTAIMLSLLATWYPASRASKLNPASVLSAK, translated from the coding sequence ATGTTTTCTTCACTTTCGCTGTTTATTGGTGGCCGATTTAGTCGCGCGAAGCAACGTAATAAAATGGTGTCGTTCATTTCTCTGTCATCAACGATTGGCATTGCTGTCGGTGTCGCAGTGATTATTATCGGCCTGTCAGCGATGAACGGGTTTGAACGAGAGCTTCGAGATAGAGTGCTGTCGGTTGTTTCTCATGGCGAGTTTGAAGGGGTACAAAAGCCCATTCAGGACTGGCCAAAAATGGTGGAACAAGCTAAAGAGAATAACAATGTCTTGGCTGCTGCCCCTTTTATTAAATTGACGGCACTGGCTGAAAAAGGATCGCAGTTAAAAGCGGTGGAAGTACGAGGTATTAAGCCTACATTAGAAGCTGAAGTGTCAAGTCTAATGGAATTTGTTGACGCGAAAGTGTGGGAAACCTTCCATCCAGGGGGGGGGCAGATCATTCTAGGTCAAGGCGTCGCTCAAGCGATTGGCGTTGAGGTTGGTGACTCATTGACTCTAATGCTACCTGTCATTAATGGGACCACAAAGGTACAAGCGCCACAGCGCGTTAGGGTTAAGGTAGCGGGTCTCTTGACACTTAATGGACAAATAGACCATAACCTGGCGATTATCCCGCTTGAAGATGCCCAGCAATACGCGCAACTTGGTGATAAAGTCACTGGCGTATCGATTAAGGTCGACGATGTCCTCAACGCGACTTTCATTGTTCGTAGTGTAGGAAACCAGTTAGAAGAGTATGTGTATCTTCGCAGTTGGCAGCAAAAGTTTGGATTCTTATATCGCGATATTCAACTGGTTAGAACCATCATGTATCTCGTGATGGTACTCGTTATTGGCGTAGCAAGTTTTAATATTGTGTCGACACTCATGATGGCGGTAAAAGATCGAGCAGGTGAAATAGCGATTCTACGCACCATGGGTGCAACTGATGGCCTAATTAAGCGAATATTTGTTTGGCAAGGCGTTTTTTCAGGAGTGCTTGGCAGTGTTACAGGTAGTGTTATTGGGGTCTTTATTGCGTTTAATCTGACGTCAATAATTGGCGCATTAGAGACGTTGTTAGATCATCAGTTTTTGTCTGGTGATATCTATTTTGTCGACTTTTTGCCTTCGCAAGTTATGTTGAATGACGTGGTGTTGGTATCCATGACTGCCATTATGCTAAGTTTGTTAGCAACGTGGTATCCCGCCTCGCGTGCGAGTAAGCTGAATCCAGCGAGTGTGCTGAGTGCGAAATAG
- the lolD gene encoding lipoprotein-releasing ABC transporter ATP-binding protein LolD — translation MSNLLQCHNVCKTYHDGSLDTQVLKGVSFDLKKGELVSIIGTSGSGKSTLLHILGALDDCTEGNVTFLEHNLAALSSNKQAKIRNRHLGFVYQFHHLLADFSALENVAMPLLIGGMKRSEANAAAKALLDKVGLTHRIGHRPSELSGGERQRVAIARALVNKPDLVLADEPTGNLDHATALSIYDLMRQLNQESGTAFLVVTHDSELAAKMDRQLKMQDGLLVQDGSFIDDEAE, via the coding sequence ATGAGTAATCTTCTACAATGTCATAATGTATGTAAAACCTACCATGACGGCTCTTTGGATACGCAGGTTCTCAAAGGCGTCAGTTTTGATCTAAAAAAAGGCGAGTTAGTCTCCATCATTGGAACATCAGGATCGGGAAAGAGCACTCTATTGCACATCCTTGGCGCGTTGGATGATTGCACTGAAGGAAACGTGACGTTCCTCGAGCATAATTTGGCTGCACTGAGCTCCAATAAACAGGCAAAGATTCGCAATCGCCATCTTGGGTTTGTTTACCAGTTCCACCATCTTCTTGCGGATTTTTCTGCTTTAGAAAACGTCGCGATGCCTTTACTTATCGGCGGAATGAAGCGTAGTGAAGCGAATGCAGCAGCAAAGGCATTACTTGATAAAGTTGGGTTAACACATCGCATTGGGCATCGTCCATCAGAGCTGTCCGGTGGAGAACGTCAACGAGTCGCGATCGCGCGTGCGTTAGTGAATAAACCGGACCTTGTTTTGGCTGATGAGCCCACAGGGAACCTAGATCATGCGACTGCATTGTCGATTTATGATCTGATGCGCCAGCTGAATCAAGAATCGGGGACCGCCTTTTTGGTCGTGACACATGACAGTGAACTGGCGGCGAAGATGGACAGGCAGCTTAAAATGCAAGATGGGTTGTTGGTGCAAGACGGGTCTTTCATTGATGACGAGGCCGAGTAA